The Prunus dulcis chromosome 5, ALMONDv2, whole genome shotgun sequence genomic sequence taaattaatggcAATCTTAAGCCATTTCTACATTTATATCCACACCACTTCTACATTTATATCCAATGGTAAGCATGTGATTAGGAGAAGTCAATGCTTATATACAACACACTTTATCCGATAAATCCACAGAAAATGGCAAAGACCAAAGACTTCACAGCTGCCGGTATGGCCAGAGAAACTGTTCGGTACCCTCTCTCAAATAGGCACAAAGTTTTTCTTCTAGGCACTTCTTTGTCCTACCGTATGTTGGAAGCTAGTGACAAAACATCAACAGAAAAACACTCAACATGGTTCCGCCATACCAAACGTAATTGTTTCAAGCAAACCTTACCCAGCAGCACTTAAATTAATACTACAGTTGTACATCTGACATAAGGTATGGCAATCCAGATACTTAAACTACAAAATAAACGAGTAAGGTTTGCTAGGTAACACGAAAAAAAACAGGTCTTGGAACAAAATATCTTTGTGGGATTGCTTCACAGAAATCTTCTTGTGTGATTTTCAAGGACAGagaaatattttcattcttttctaATTGTAACTTTCAAGAATAAAGGAATCTACGTCTTCCATACATACATATAGCATCATGACACATTTTTGCAAGCCACATAATGTCTTAGTATCACCACATACATAGGGATCAGAGTTGGAAACTTTTATAACCTTAAACAACATATCCTGAATCTAACactgaaaaaaatttcaacgcTCAGGCAGCCAAGGTTGTCATCTAATCCAATCAGCACAAAATAGAGACTGACTTCAATTATTACCATCAAACCTACTTGGACAACATGCAATGTCATCCGGAAGCAGCTTATTGGTAATCATAGTTGACGCAGTTAAGAAAATCAATTTCTACTTCATGCCATCCAAACCAACTCTAGCACCCTATATTGCTAACTTATAAAGCAAAAAATTCTTTAATGGAAGTCAGGATTTTATCttacattaagaattgaaggTTCAGGTAACGGGCACTGGATTGGTCTATCATTGTTGAGAGGCTCGATTGGATGTTCAACTGGCTTAAACTCTACCGCTACCTCAATCCCATGAGAAGCGGTGATGGGGGCAGTTGCTGAACCTGTACCCTCTGAATTTGGGGGCAATACTTCCCTATCATCCTGCAACAGATAGCAAATTACACGAAATTCTGAATGCACGTATCAAAGCCATAAATTCCATTGCAATGTGTAGCACAATCAGCAAGCGGCCGAATTTAAATCTGTCAGAAAATCTGTTGCTGTTAAGGAATTCAATGTAACTCACAGAACATTGTAAATTGACTTTGcacaaccaaagaaaaaaggaaaaaaaagaaagaaaaagagggtCAATACCAATAAGAAGAAAGCAAACCACTTAAATTAATCACAGGCCTTGATGGTAACAAAGATTTATCCCCAATCAGTCAAACAGAAATCATCAGTCATATGatttattcaataaataacagaataatgaaattcaacaAACAGCTGACACAGTAGCTTTGCAAAAACTAATCAATATATTTCAAGATCAAAGGGTTCataacccaaaaccaaaagagtcgaatttgaagaaatggtatttcaaaataaacatatccaaaaccaaaagaaatggtCAGATCCTGAGAAAAGTTCCACAACAGAAGACTAAATCAAACCCCATTTCACAAATTATAgaagcaattaaaaaaaaaattcaacccCAGTCAAAATAAGACAATCTAAAATATCTAATAACTATCTCAAAACGATTACAGACCCAGCAAAAGGAACAACAATCAGAGGATTGCAAATAAAAGAACACATCTAAAAAAgtgcaaaatcaaacatttTGAAGAACAAGCCaattattgaaaataaaagagagagcAGAAGAGAAGAGTTCTTACAATGGCACTCTGGGTACGTCGATGAGCAGCTCTGCTGACAGAGAACCTTGAGAAAATACCCACCATAGTTCTTTTACTTTAGCAAAACTAAATTCACACGAAACGGTGTTATGATATTAGCTTTATTTGTCCAACCAACTACTTTCTCTCTCCGTCTCTCCGTCTCTccgtctctctgtctctctgtctcaactctctctctagaGTACATACACCCAAATGATGCTCGACCGGTGTTTCAATCTTTGTTTCTGTTCCTTTTCTAGAGAAAGTGATGGATAGAGAAAGTTCGGGTACcgtaagatatatatatatatatatatatatatatatattttaaggcAGATTAGGTGAGGTTGCTTGGCGTAATGGGTTTTGTCCGTTTGAGATTTCCCTTTGTCTTGCTGTAGTTATTTGCTTTGCAGTCAGTAGATAAATGGCTGTGAACGAGAAGAAACAAAGTGTTAGAGAATCATGAAATGGAGAAATCACGGGAATTACaactcaagtggttaagaatATTTTTTCTGCCCCACCACAAGGAAAGTCAGTCCGAACAAGAATGAGACCCATTTACCAatttcttatgaaaatttcaacgtctttataataaaaatgcttcataaaaaaacaatCTAAACGAGCCCTTAATTTGTGATACTCTCATTCGAAATTTGTTACTtgtcatttttcaaaacaagTAAAGCTTTTTTTACAGTTGGACAAGAAACCCATTAT encodes the following:
- the LOC117629376 gene encoding uncharacterized protein LOC117629376, giving the protein MVGIFSRFSVSRAAHRRTQSAIDDREVLPPNSEGTGSATAPITASHGIEVAVEFKPVEHPIEPLNNDRPIQCPLPEPSILNDGRLWKERVSATVPRRGDLPVMKEGGSIDSEDSGTKPRQKRTNRMILPSLSAPEHNLLNLLEECNASGI